AACAACTCAATTTCTTAATTTTAATTATACTCAAAACGGCTTGATTGTTTGATTCTAAAGGTAGGGGGTAAAGCATGAGCTAAACCCCTACACATCTGGGTTCTTTGTCATTTGGCAAAAGTTTATATCTCACCCGTGTTTAGTATATAGAGACGTTGCTTCCAGCGTCTCTATCAGAATGTCAAAATCAAAAAATTCAGCTTGTGGGACTAACCCATCAAAATCACAGTATCAATAACGTGAATTACACCATTATCAGCAATAATATCTGCTGCTAAAACTGTGGCGTTTTTCACCTCAAAACCATCTTCACAATTAATTTTGATGGGAGAACCTTCCACAGAATTGACTGTACCTAGTTTCGCTAAATCATCCTTTGTTAACTTTCCAGGAACAACGTGATAGGTTAAAATCCGTGCTAACTGGGGAATATTTTGTAATAAAGTTGTAATTGTGCCTGGTGGTAACTTAGCAAAAGCGTCATCAGTGGGTGCAAACACGGTGAATGGACCCGGACTTTTTAATGTTTCCACTAACCCAGCAGCAGAAACAGCAGCTACCAAAGTTTTAAACGCATCATTACTAACTGCAAT
The DNA window shown above is from Anabaena sp. WA102 and carries:
- a CDS encoding fasciclin domain-containing protein: MADIVDIAVSNDAFKTLVAAVSAAGLVETLKSPGPFTVFAPTDDAFAKLPPGTITTLLQNIPQLARILTYHVVPGKLTKDDLAKLGTVNSVEGSPIKINCEDGFEVKNATVLAADIIADNGVIHVIDTVILMG